A DNA window from Shewanella baltica contains the following coding sequences:
- a CDS encoding cobalamin biosynthesis protein CobD/CbiB, with product MHTSFYQQLVEIDGALFEGFLVLFFALLLARLAPLPREMQPLIWFGHLAKQLASKVNRPERSPSQQATAGFLAMMLLLFPFWAIITFLLELAAFPWFFEFLVLYLCLTDAGFSQVADEIAKALKRGDNASAKKLLQPWVVRDTDSLSEIGLAKATIEKLVTAPIYGTALTIFFFAIAGAPLVLAVRMLKQLELSWPPIQPKYQHFCSTVNGVSTLLLAIPAWLWSLSIAIQGGPKAFAKLFRTPKNHPAIRGYILSVNLVASILRIELGGPQKFAGVRINVDKLGYGPQPTSDAIAPAIKLTSRACAIWFSFIIILPLLWAGLRWLHSL from the coding sequence ATGCACACCTCTTTTTATCAACAACTTGTCGAGATAGATGGCGCTTTGTTTGAAGGCTTTTTGGTACTTTTTTTTGCTTTGTTATTGGCGCGGTTAGCGCCATTGCCACGTGAAATGCAGCCGCTTATTTGGTTTGGCCATTTAGCTAAGCAACTCGCCTCCAAGGTAAATCGCCCAGAACGCTCTCCAAGCCAACAAGCCACAGCAGGCTTTTTAGCTATGATGCTGTTACTGTTTCCGTTTTGGGCCATTATCACCTTTTTGCTCGAGCTGGCCGCCTTTCCATGGTTTTTCGAATTTTTGGTGCTTTATCTATGCTTAACCGATGCAGGGTTTAGCCAAGTCGCCGATGAAATCGCTAAAGCCTTAAAACGTGGAGATAATGCCAGCGCAAAAAAGCTTTTACAGCCTTGGGTAGTGCGCGATACCGATAGTTTGTCGGAAATCGGCCTAGCCAAAGCCACCATAGAAAAACTCGTCACAGCGCCTATTTACGGCACAGCATTGACCATTTTCTTTTTCGCTATAGCTGGAGCACCTTTAGTGCTGGCGGTGCGTATGCTCAAACAACTCGAATTGAGCTGGCCGCCCATTCAGCCTAAGTATCAACATTTTTGCAGTACTGTGAATGGCGTATCGACCCTCTTACTGGCGATCCCCGCTTGGCTGTGGAGCCTATCAATTGCCATTCAAGGCGGTCCTAAGGCATTCGCTAAGCTATTTCGTACGCCGAAAAATCATCCCGCGATTCGAGGCTATATACTCAGTGTGAATCTGGTGGCGAGTATTTTACGCATCGAACTCGGTGGACCTCAAAAGTTTGCTGGCGTGCGTATCAATGTGGACAAACTAGGTTATGGTCCGCAGCCGACCAGTGATGCCATCGCCCCAGCAATCAAGCTGACCTCACGCGCCTGTGCCATCTGGTTTAGCTTTATCATTATCCTGCCCTTGTTATGGGCAGGTTTACGTTGGTTACATAGCCTGTGA
- a CDS encoding 5'-methylthioadenosine/adenosylhomocysteine nucleosidase encodes MKIGIIGAMEPEVAHLIAAMTNATSQTIAGIEFIAGTLAGKDVVVTRSGIGKVAASIATTLLIEKYAPDAVINTGSAGGFVDTLAIGDIVISSEVRHHDVDVTAFGYEIGQMAQQPAAFIPAAHLVEAANKAIAQLGEVKAIEGLICTGDSFICDPVRTQAMLKNFPTMAACEMEGAAIAQVCHQFGVPFVVIRSLSDNANNDSPVDFDSYIVKAGYHSALMVMLLLEQLNPSAVK; translated from the coding sequence ATGAAAATTGGAATTATTGGCGCAATGGAGCCAGAAGTCGCTCACCTGATCGCCGCTATGACAAATGCGACATCGCAAACTATTGCTGGTATTGAATTTATTGCTGGCACACTCGCGGGTAAAGACGTTGTCGTGACTCGCTCTGGCATAGGTAAAGTGGCCGCAAGTATTGCGACCACACTGCTCATCGAAAAATATGCTCCGGATGCCGTGATCAACACAGGTTCTGCCGGTGGTTTTGTCGATACGCTGGCCATTGGCGATATCGTGATTTCTTCTGAAGTGCGTCACCACGATGTGGATGTCACCGCCTTTGGTTATGAAATTGGCCAAATGGCACAGCAACCTGCAGCGTTTATCCCAGCCGCTCATTTAGTTGAAGCCGCCAACAAGGCCATTGCTCAACTAGGCGAAGTCAAAGCGATTGAAGGGTTGATCTGTACTGGTGATAGCTTTATTTGCGATCCTGTTCGCACCCAAGCCATGTTGAAAAACTTCCCAACGATGGCCGCCTGTGAAATGGAAGGCGCGGCAATCGCTCAAGTTTGTCATCAGTTTGGTGTGCCATTTGTGGTGATCCGCTCTTTATCAGATAACGCCAACAATGACTCGCCAGTGGATTTTGATTCTTATATTGTCAAAGCGGGTTACCACTCGGCGCTGATGGTGATGCTGCTACTAGAGCAACTGAATCCTAGCGCAGTAAAATAA
- a CDS encoding TIGR01212 family radical SAM protein (This family includes YhcC from E. coli K-12, an uncharacterized radical SAM protein.) yields MGLDAYVNTFGAVCKARYGTRLRKLTIDAMFTCPNRDGTLGRGGCTFCNVASFSHQTADMLSITEQLEQGKSRYREAKPQAQADKFIAYFQAYTSTYDEYQVLMAKYDEAVKDGEIVGLCVGTRPDCVPDNVLDLLASYQANGVDVWLELGLQTAKDETLRKINRGHDFGCYCDTVSRARARGLKVCTHLILGLPDETHSDYMATLAAVLQQGVDGLKLHPLHVVEGSTMAKAWRSGRLPLLSLEDYARSVGEMIRHTPAEVIFHRVTAYAKKPMLLAPDWCAYRWDGLVAIVDNLQLYGGQGHVLAQR; encoded by the coding sequence ATGGGGCTTGATGCATATGTGAACACCTTTGGTGCCGTTTGCAAGGCGCGATATGGTACGCGACTGCGAAAACTCACCATAGATGCCATGTTTACTTGCCCCAACCGTGATGGCACCTTGGGGCGTGGAGGTTGTACTTTCTGCAATGTGGCGTCATTTAGCCACCAAACTGCTGATATGCTGAGTATTACCGAGCAGCTCGAACAGGGTAAGAGTCGTTATCGTGAGGCGAAACCTCAGGCGCAAGCCGATAAATTTATAGCGTATTTTCAGGCTTACACTAGCACTTATGATGAGTATCAGGTGTTAATGGCTAAGTACGATGAAGCCGTTAAAGATGGCGAGATAGTGGGTTTGTGTGTAGGAACTCGCCCCGATTGTGTGCCAGATAATGTACTGGATTTACTGGCAAGTTATCAGGCAAACGGTGTTGATGTGTGGTTAGAACTTGGGTTGCAAACCGCTAAAGATGAAACGCTGCGCAAGATCAATCGCGGCCATGATTTCGGCTGTTATTGTGACACTGTGTCGAGGGCGAGAGCTCGCGGTCTTAAGGTGTGCACTCATCTTATTCTTGGCTTACCCGATGAAACCCATAGCGATTATATGGCGACCTTAGCGGCGGTATTGCAGCAGGGCGTTGATGGCTTGAAGCTGCATCCTTTGCATGTCGTCGAAGGTAGCACTATGGCCAAGGCGTGGCGAAGTGGGCGCTTACCTTTACTGAGTCTTGAAGATTATGCTCGCAGTGTCGGCGAGATGATCCGCCATACACCCGCGGAAGTGATTTTCCACCGCGTCACCGCTTATGCGAAAAAACCTATGCTATTAGCACCAGATTGGTGTGCTTATCGATGGGATGGATTGGTGGCAATTGTGGATAATTTACAGCTTTATGGTGGACAAGGGCACGTATTAGCGCAACGATAG
- a CDS encoding DUF2721 domain-containing protein, translating to MHVSLTTPALLFPAISLLLLAYTNRFFALAALIRNLSSGEKPVHKDQIKNLSQRITIIRRMQEAGVSSFALCVLCMIFIYVGFNKTGSVIFGASLLLLLYSLILSVIEIRISVDALNIHIKEMSK from the coding sequence ATGCATGTTTCATTAACAACCCCTGCGTTGTTATTTCCTGCTATCTCATTGTTACTACTTGCTTATACCAATCGCTTTTTTGCCCTCGCGGCATTAATCCGAAACTTAAGCAGTGGTGAAAAACCCGTACATAAAGATCAAATCAAAAACCTGAGCCAGCGCATTACCATTATTCGTCGTATGCAAGAAGCGGGCGTATCGAGCTTTGCCCTGTGCGTACTGTGCATGATTTTCATCTATGTCGGCTTTAATAAAACTGGCTCAGTGATCTTCGGCGCTAGCCTGCTACTGCTGCTCTATTCACTGATTTTATCTGTGATTGAAATCCGCATCTCTGTTGACGCATTAAATATCCATATCAAAGAGATGAGTAAATGA
- a CDS encoding Hpt domain-containing protein, whose product MATVELEVILDLNTLEQYCSAIGAGTLLKSVVLFEQLMPEYVGNLVKANDAADRDTLCSEAHKFKGAAGSVGLKRIQQIAQLLQHGEEPRWDAEHGAWVAEIVEHASADLQQLKLFLQAKA is encoded by the coding sequence ATGGCCACAGTTGAATTAGAAGTAATCCTAGATCTCAATACTCTCGAACAGTACTGTAGCGCCATTGGTGCCGGTACTTTACTAAAGAGTGTGGTGTTATTTGAGCAATTAATGCCTGAATATGTAGGAAATCTAGTGAAGGCTAACGACGCTGCAGATAGAGATACCTTATGTTCAGAAGCGCATAAATTTAAAGGTGCCGCAGGTTCGGTAGGTTTAAAACGCATTCAGCAAATCGCCCAGTTATTACAACATGGTGAAGAGCCAAGATGGGATGCTGAACACGGCGCTTGGGTTGCTGAGATCGTCGAACATGCGAGTGCGGATCTACAACAGTTAAAGTTGTTCCTCCAAGCTAAAGCATAA
- a CDS encoding FAD-dependent oxidoreductase: MSNDFQFIEVGRKDPTKHPAAKRATQFIEIYQPFAQPEVAQQADRCLDCGNPYCEWKCPLHNYIPNWLKLAEQGRIMEAADLVHETNTLPEICGRVCPQDRLCEGACTLNDDFGAVTIGNVEKYITDTAIAQGWRPDMSKVTPRAERVAIVGAGPAGLGCADILSRNGVKAVVFDKYPQIGGLLTYGIPSFKLDKAVMATRRSVLEGMGIEFKLGVTVGKDIPFTKLLEEYDAVFLGMGTYTAMKAGLEGEDAQGVYQALPYLIGNTHHLMGTQNDETPYLNLEGKRVVVLGGGDTAMDCVRTAVRQGASGVVCAYRRDEANMPGSRREVQNAREEGVNFLFNRQPVAIKTQDGKVIGIECVETAMGKADASGRQRAEAIAGSEQLLEADAIIIAFGFQPSPAPWFADHGIELDQWGRVKASKLDENPFQTTNPKVFAGGDMVRGSDLVVTAIAEGRDAAQGILNYLD; encoded by the coding sequence ATGAGTAACGATTTTCAATTTATTGAAGTGGGTCGCAAAGACCCCACCAAACACCCTGCGGCTAAACGTGCGACACAGTTTATTGAGATTTATCAGCCTTTTGCTCAGCCTGAAGTGGCACAGCAAGCGGATCGCTGTTTAGATTGCGGCAATCCTTATTGTGAGTGGAAATGTCCGCTACACAATTATATTCCTAACTGGCTCAAGCTAGCGGAGCAAGGTCGCATCATGGAAGCGGCGGATTTAGTGCATGAGACCAACACTCTGCCCGAAATCTGCGGCCGTGTTTGTCCACAGGACAGACTCTGCGAAGGCGCTTGTACCCTTAACGACGACTTTGGTGCTGTCACTATCGGTAATGTCGAAAAATACATTACCGATACAGCAATCGCCCAAGGCTGGCGCCCAGATATGAGCAAGGTCACGCCGCGCGCTGAACGAGTAGCGATTGTCGGTGCAGGTCCTGCGGGTTTGGGCTGCGCGGATATTCTGTCTCGCAACGGTGTTAAAGCCGTGGTCTTTGATAAATATCCACAAATTGGTGGTCTACTCACCTACGGTATTCCGTCTTTTAAACTCGACAAGGCCGTCATGGCGACCCGTCGTAGTGTATTAGAAGGCATGGGCATTGAGTTCAAACTCGGGGTTACTGTAGGTAAAGACATCCCATTTACTAAACTGCTCGAAGAATACGATGCCGTATTCCTAGGTATGGGCACCTATACCGCGATGAAAGCGGGCCTTGAGGGCGAAGATGCCCAAGGCGTATACCAAGCCCTACCTTATTTGATTGGTAACACCCATCATTTAATGGGCACCCAAAATGACGAAACGCCCTACCTGAACCTTGAAGGTAAACGTGTGGTGGTATTAGGCGGTGGTGATACCGCGATGGATTGCGTGCGCACAGCCGTCAGACAAGGTGCCAGCGGCGTAGTCTGTGCTTACCGCCGTGATGAGGCCAACATGCCGGGTTCACGCCGCGAAGTGCAAAATGCACGGGAGGAAGGCGTTAATTTCCTGTTTAACCGTCAACCTGTGGCGATTAAAACCCAAGATGGCAAAGTAATTGGCATTGAATGCGTCGAAACCGCCATGGGTAAAGCCGATGCCAGTGGTCGTCAACGCGCCGAAGCAATTGCGGGTAGCGAACAGTTGCTCGAAGCCGATGCGATAATTATCGCCTTTGGATTCCAACCTAGCCCAGCACCTTGGTTTGCCGACCATGGCATCGAGCTCGATCAATGGGGCCGAGTTAAAGCGAGTAAGTTAGACGAAAATCCATTCCAAACCACAAACCCGAAAGTGTTTGCCGGTGGTGATATGGTGCGCGGTTCTGACTTAGTCGTGACAGCCATTGCCGAAGGTCGCGATGCCGCCCAAGGTATTCTTAACTACTTAGATTAA
- the gltB gene encoding glutamate synthase large subunit — MSLYHPSFERDNCGFGLIAQMDGEASHRIVRTAIHGLDRMKHRGGIASDGRTGDGCGLLMQLPVQFFEAIAAENDWHLSRKFAVGMLFLSQDDELAEQAKFILERELERETLSIAGWRKVPVNPDVLGEIGKASLPQIYQVLINAPIGWREKDLERRLYMARRRLEQQITDDKDFYVASLSGQVIVYKGLMMPVDLPAFYPDLADIRLKSSICLFHQRFSTNTSPKWPLAQPFRYLAHNGEINTITGNRQWARARAYKFNSPLLPDLQQAAPFVNETGSDSSSLDNMLEMLLSGGMDLYRAMRLLIPPAWQSNPEMDDELKAFYDFNSMHMEPWDGPAGIVMTNGRHAACAVDRNGLRPSRYVITKDRILTLASEVGIWDYAADEVIEKGRVGPGELLVLDTLNGRLYQSFEIDNDLKRRHPYKEWMAKNSRTLTPAEDLASEQHGASELSPELLLQYQKQFGYTREELEQVIWVLAKQGEEATGSMGDDTPMAVLSKKSRSLYDYFRQKFAQVTNPPIDPLREKHVMSLTTCIGREQNLFNETTGHAYRVMFNSPILLFSDFNQLLGLDSTYYRANIVDLNYEPQEGLESAIRRITAEAERLARSGTTLLILSDRAIGKTAQVIPAAMAVGSVQQMLVNKSLRCDTNIIVETASARDPHHFAVLLGFGATAIYPYLVYESISELAKRHQLTDTTALMLNFRYGIEKGLRKIMSKMGISTVGSYRCSQQFEAIGIASDVIELCFKGVISRIEGVSFAEIAQDQAILHKAAYRAHVPLPQGGLLKYVEGGEYHCFNPDVVNTLQESLIDKNFATYKKFADLVDNRPIATLRDLIGIKGAQASIDVANVEGAAGLYQRFDSAAMSIGALSPEAHEALAIAMNRLGGRSNSGEGGEDARRFNTERNSAIKQIASARFGVTAHYLVNADVLQIKVAQGAKPGEGGQLPGHKVSVEIAGLRHARPGVTLISPPPHHDIYSIEDLAQLIFDLKQINTKALISVKLVSEPGVGTIATGVAKAYADMITISGYDGGTGASPITSVKYAGSPWELGLAEVHQSLVENGLRHKIRLQVDGGLKTGTDVIKAALLGAESFGFGTVPMIALGCKYLRICHLNNCATGVATQDKNLRDNHYHGLPERVMTYFEFVAQEVREWMATLGVSKFEDLVGRSEWLYALEGQTAKQQGLDLSPILYQPKVPATSSRTWQETNPPADLGLLNQHLLNECQSAVDNGECFDAAYSINNTDRSVGATLSGYIASTLGVKGTKAPVKLSFNGSAGQSFGVWNSPGLELKLCGDANDYVGKGMSGGQIVIYPPIGSPFQSERSAIVGNTCLYGATGGKFFAAGQAGERFAVRNSGAIAVVEGLGDNGCEYMTSGIVVVLGKTGVNFGAGMTGGFAYVFDQFGRFNRRVNTELVDTQKLESPIHQQHLKGLIEAHVAETGSEHAKMILSDFGNWLDCFVLVKPKNIAVADLLKLEKSSPELVVKAG; from the coding sequence ATGAGCTTATATCATCCCAGTTTTGAGCGGGACAATTGTGGTTTTGGGTTGATAGCACAGATGGATGGCGAAGCCAGCCACCGTATAGTGCGCACGGCAATCCATGGTCTAGATCGCATGAAGCACCGCGGTGGCATTGCCTCCGACGGTCGCACTGGCGACGGCTGTGGTTTATTAATGCAATTGCCAGTGCAATTTTTTGAAGCGATTGCCGCGGAAAATGATTGGCATTTGAGCCGTAAATTTGCCGTAGGTATGCTGTTTTTAAGTCAAGATGATGAATTGGCCGAACAAGCTAAGTTTATTCTTGAGCGCGAACTCGAGCGTGAAACCTTAAGTATTGCAGGCTGGCGCAAAGTGCCGGTTAATCCCGATGTGTTAGGTGAAATCGGCAAGGCTAGCCTGCCACAAATCTACCAAGTGCTGATCAACGCCCCTATTGGCTGGCGTGAAAAAGACTTGGAACGCCGCCTTTATATGGCGCGTCGCCGCTTAGAGCAGCAAATCACCGACGACAAAGACTTCTATGTCGCGAGTTTGTCTGGCCAAGTTATCGTCTATAAAGGCTTGATGATGCCTGTAGACTTGCCCGCGTTTTATCCCGATCTCGCGGACATTCGCTTAAAAAGCTCTATCTGCCTATTCCATCAACGTTTCTCAACGAATACTTCTCCTAAATGGCCATTAGCTCAGCCGTTTAGATATTTAGCCCATAACGGCGAAATCAATACGATTACGGGTAACCGTCAATGGGCCCGCGCCCGTGCCTATAAGTTTAATTCACCACTACTGCCAGATTTGCAGCAGGCCGCTCCCTTTGTGAATGAAACAGGCTCAGACTCTTCTTCCTTAGATAACATGCTGGAAATGCTGTTATCCGGTGGCATGGACTTATACCGTGCCATGCGTCTATTGATCCCGCCTGCTTGGCAAAGTAATCCAGAAATGGATGACGAACTAAAAGCCTTCTACGACTTTAACTCCATGCACATGGAGCCTTGGGATGGTCCGGCAGGTATTGTGATGACCAACGGTCGCCATGCCGCCTGCGCAGTTGACCGTAATGGTCTGCGTCCATCGCGTTATGTGATCACAAAAGATCGTATTTTGACCTTGGCCTCCGAAGTCGGCATTTGGGATTACGCCGCCGATGAAGTGATTGAAAAAGGCCGCGTTGGACCTGGTGAGCTGCTGGTACTCGATACCTTGAACGGCCGCCTGTACCAATCCTTTGAAATTGATAACGACTTGAAACGTCGCCACCCTTACAAAGAGTGGATGGCGAAGAACAGCCGTACTTTAACGCCTGCGGAAGATTTAGCCTCTGAACAACATGGTGCCAGCGAGTTAAGCCCTGAGCTTTTGCTGCAATACCAAAAACAATTTGGCTATACCCGTGAGGAATTAGAGCAAGTCATTTGGGTACTGGCAAAACAAGGCGAAGAAGCCACAGGTTCTATGGGCGACGATACACCTATGGCGGTGTTGTCGAAAAAGTCACGTTCACTGTATGACTATTTTAGGCAAAAATTCGCTCAAGTAACTAACCCACCCATAGACCCATTACGTGAAAAACACGTTATGTCGTTGACCACTTGTATTGGCCGTGAGCAGAACCTCTTTAATGAAACAACTGGGCATGCTTACCGGGTGATGTTCAATTCACCTATTTTATTATTCAGTGATTTTAACCAGTTACTGGGATTAGATAGCACTTACTACCGCGCCAACATTGTCGATTTGAATTACGAACCACAAGAAGGGCTAGAAAGTGCCATTCGCCGCATCACAGCCGAAGCCGAGCGTTTAGCCCGCAGCGGCACGACTTTGTTGATCCTTTCGGATAGAGCCATAGGTAAAACAGCGCAAGTGATCCCTGCGGCCATGGCGGTCGGTTCTGTGCAACAAATGCTGGTGAATAAGAGCCTGCGCTGCGACACCAACATCATAGTTGAAACCGCATCGGCGCGAGATCCGCATCACTTTGCCGTCTTGCTTGGCTTTGGTGCCACCGCGATTTATCCGTACTTAGTGTATGAATCAATCTCTGAACTGGCGAAACGTCACCAGTTAACCGACACTACAGCATTGATGCTGAACTTCCGTTACGGTATCGAAAAAGGTTTGCGTAAGATCATGTCCAAAATGGGCATCAGCACTGTCGGCTCCTATCGTTGTAGCCAACAGTTTGAAGCTATCGGTATTGCCAGTGATGTGATTGAACTGTGCTTTAAAGGCGTGATCAGCCGTATCGAAGGCGTCAGTTTTGCTGAAATCGCCCAAGACCAAGCGATTCTGCACAAAGCGGCCTACCGCGCCCATGTGCCATTGCCACAAGGTGGCCTGCTGAAATACGTTGAAGGGGGTGAGTATCACTGCTTCAACCCTGATGTTGTAAACACTTTACAAGAGTCATTGATTGACAAAAACTTCGCAACCTATAAAAAGTTTGCCGACCTCGTCGACAATCGTCCAATAGCCACGCTACGTGACTTAATCGGTATCAAGGGTGCACAAGCATCGATTGATGTCGCTAACGTCGAAGGCGCAGCGGGCTTGTATCAACGCTTTGACAGCGCAGCCATGAGTATCGGCGCCTTGAGCCCCGAAGCCCATGAAGCGCTGGCTATTGCGATGAACCGCTTAGGCGGCCGCTCGAACTCAGGTGAAGGTGGTGAGGATGCTCGCCGCTTTAATACTGAACGCAACTCTGCGATTAAACAGATTGCCTCGGCGCGCTTTGGCGTTACCGCGCACTACTTAGTCAACGCCGATGTGTTACAGATTAAAGTCGCCCAAGGGGCAAAACCCGGTGAAGGTGGCCAGTTACCCGGCCATAAAGTGAGTGTTGAAATCGCCGGACTGCGTCATGCACGTCCTGGTGTAACCTTGATTTCACCGCCGCCGCACCACGATATTTACTCTATCGAAGATTTAGCCCAGCTGATTTTCGACTTGAAGCAAATCAACACGAAAGCGCTGATTTCAGTCAAACTCGTGTCTGAACCCGGCGTGGGCACGATCGCCACCGGCGTAGCTAAAGCCTATGCGGATATGATCACCATTTCAGGGTATGACGGCGGCACAGGTGCCAGCCCAATCACCTCAGTGAAGTATGCGGGGAGTCCGTGGGAGCTAGGTTTAGCCGAAGTGCATCAATCGCTCGTGGAAAACGGTCTACGCCATAAAATTCGCCTGCAAGTCGATGGTGGTTTAAAAACCGGTACAGATGTGATTAAAGCCGCGTTGTTAGGCGCCGAAAGCTTTGGTTTTGGTACTGTGCCTATGATCGCTCTAGGTTGTAAATACCTGCGTATTTGCCACTTGAACAACTGCGCGACAGGCGTGGCGACGCAAGATAAAAACCTGCGTGACAACCATTACCATGGTCTGCCAGAGCGAGTGATGACTTACTTTGAGTTTGTTGCACAGGAAGTCCGTGAATGGATGGCGACCTTAGGGGTGAGTAAGTTTGAAGACTTAGTCGGTCGCAGCGAATGGTTATATGCCCTCGAAGGCCAAACCGCTAAGCAACAAGGCTTAGATCTATCACCGATTTTGTATCAACCTAAGGTGCCGGCAACCTCGTCACGCACTTGGCAAGAAACCAATCCACCAGCGGATTTAGGGTTGCTTAACCAACATTTATTAAACGAGTGCCAAAGCGCCGTCGATAATGGCGAGTGTTTCGATGCCGCTTACAGTATCAACAACACCGACCGCTCCGTTGGCGCGACCTTGTCAGGCTATATCGCGAGCACGCTCGGCGTCAAAGGCACCAAAGCGCCGGTCAAACTGAGCTTTAACGGCAGTGCTGGCCAAAGCTTTGGCGTGTGGAACAGCCCTGGCCTTGAGTTAAAACTCTGCGGCGATGCCAACGACTATGTCGGTAAAGGCATGTCTGGCGGCCAGATAGTGATTTATCCGCCGATTGGCAGCCCGTTCCAGAGTGAGCGCAGCGCCATTGTCGGTAACACCTGCCTTTACGGCGCGACAGGCGGCAAGTTCTTCGCCGCGGGTCAAGCGGGCGAGCGTTTTGCGGTCCGTAACTCAGGGGCGATTGCTGTGGTCGAAGGACTCGGTGATAACGGCTGTGAATACATGACCAGCGGTATTGTGGTTGTCCTTGGTAAAACAGGGGTGAACTTCGGCGCAGGTATGACAGGTGGTTTTGCCTATGTATTCGATCAATTCGGCCGCTTCAATCGCCGTGTGAACACTGAGCTTGTCGATACTCAAAAACTCGAATCACCGATCCATCAACAACATTTGAAAGGTCTGATTGAAGCCCACGTGGCCGAAACGGGCAGCGAACATGCCAAGATGATCTTAAGTGATTTTGGTAACTGGTTAGATTGCTTCGTATTAGTGAAACCTAAAAATATTGCCGTGGCCGATCTGCTCAAGTTAGAGAAATCGAGCCCAGAATTAGTTGTAAAAGCGGGGTAA
- the oxyR gene encoding hydrogen peroxide-inducible genes transcriptional activator OxyR, whose product MKSLPSLKNLFYLVNLHQEQNFNRAAKVCFVSQSTLSSGIQNLEEQLGHQLIERDHKSFMFTAIGEEVVQRARKILTDVDDLVELVKNQGEPMTGDIRLGCIPTIAPFLLSRVIRQCQQSYPAMSLLLKEDTTERLLDALGKGELDLLILALPVDTSGYHSMKVGKDPFKMVIHKDLAGEIHQPIDYQALPDESIFLLQSEHCITGHAITACQLGDSAKVNPFAATSLHTLVQMVNSKLGTTFLPQMAIDAGILNDTDLVVMTPPGEAPYRDIGLVWRQTTSRILTFRTLGLMIQKLLTKEEQ is encoded by the coding sequence ATGAAAAGTTTACCTAGCTTAAAAAACTTATTCTATTTGGTGAATCTCCATCAAGAGCAGAATTTTAACCGCGCGGCTAAGGTGTGTTTTGTCAGCCAATCGACGCTTTCGAGTGGGATCCAAAACTTAGAAGAGCAGTTAGGGCATCAGTTGATTGAGCGAGACCATAAGTCGTTTATGTTTACCGCTATTGGTGAAGAAGTGGTGCAGCGCGCCCGTAAAATTCTCACCGATGTGGATGATTTGGTTGAATTGGTGAAAAACCAAGGCGAGCCGATGACAGGCGATATACGTTTAGGGTGTATTCCAACGATTGCGCCTTTCTTGCTGAGCCGTGTTATTCGCCAATGCCAGCAATCTTATCCAGCGATGAGTTTATTACTGAAAGAAGATACCACTGAGCGTTTGTTGGATGCCTTAGGTAAGGGTGAGCTGGATTTATTGATCCTTGCTTTGCCTGTAGATACCAGCGGTTATCACAGTATGAAAGTGGGTAAAGATCCATTCAAAATGGTGATCCATAAGGATTTAGCCGGAGAAATCCATCAGCCGATCGATTACCAAGCCTTGCCAGACGAGAGTATTTTCCTGCTGCAAAGCGAGCATTGCATTACAGGGCATGCCATCACAGCCTGTCAGCTTGGGGATAGCGCGAAAGTGAATCCGTTTGCCGCCACCAGTTTGCATACCTTAGTGCAGATGGTGAACAGTAAGCTGGGCACCACATTCCTGCCGCAAATGGCAATCGATGCGGGTATTTTGAACGACACTGATTTGGTAGTGATGACGCCGCCAGGTGAAGCGCCATACCGTGATATCGGCCTTGTCTGGCGTCAAACGACCAGCCGGATCTTAACCTTCCGCACCTTAGGTTTAATGATCCAAAAGTTATTAACCAAAGAAGAACAATAA